In Verrucomicrobiota bacterium, the sequence AGCTGGTCACCGATGGCCTTGTGGAGGAGCGCCGCCGCCACGCTCGAATCCACCCCGCCGCTCAAGCCGAGAATGACCCGCTCGCGCCCGACCTGCGCGCGAATGTCGTCCACGGCCTGATCAACGTAATGCCGCATCGTCCAATCCCTGCCGCAGCCGCAGACGCCGTGGACAAAGTTGGAAATAATTTCCCTGCCACGCGGCGTGTGGACGACTTCAGGATGAAATTGCAGGCCAAAAAGTTTTTGCGCGCGGTTCTCGATGGCCGCATAGGGCGAGTTCTCGGTGACGGCAACGGGTTTGAATCCATGCGGGAGCCGGGTGAGTTTGTCGCCATGCGAATTCCAGACCTGCAAATGTGCCGGCAATCCTCGGAACAGAGCGCACGATTTCGTCCTTATCGAGAGCGTGGCCTTGCCGTATTCGCGCTTCTGACCTTTTTCCACGCGGCCGCCCAGAAATTGCGCGAACAGTTGCACGCCGTAGCAGATGCCGAGCACCGGCACGCCGAGCTTGAAGATGTTCCCATCCGGCAGTGGCGCTTTCGGATCATACACGCTGGACGGCCCGCCGGACAGAATAAGCCCCCGCGGATGTAGCGCAGCGATCTTCTTCGCGGGCGTGTCGTAACGCAAAATCACCGAATAGACATTGCACTCGCGAATGCGACGCGCGATGACCTGCGTGTATTGCGAACCAAAATCAAGAATGACAATCTGCTCGTTCATGCGAAATGAAGCCGAAGTGTTTGCCTTTGGAAGAGGGCTTTGGCGAGTGAAAAGTGAAATGGACAACGCTTAAGCCGTCCCTACTTTGACTTCTTACAGTCAGAACGAGGCAAGCGGAAGCCGCCTCGACGCGACACTACTGCTTCACCACTTTGACTTGGCCCGAGCTGGCATCATAGACGATCTTCATGCCGTAGGGCGCATCGGGAATCTGACCGAGGTATTTTTTTTCCACCAGTTCGTTCAGGTCTTTCGGATTGCGCCCTTCCTGAGTGTTGAACAATTGAATGGCCTGGTTCAACGAAACGGTATCAATGGTTTTTACGGCGTTCTTTTGGGCCTTGCCGATGGCGCCCAGATAATCCACCGGCGCCGTGAGGGGATTGCCGCTGGTGGCCGAATTAGTTGACTGAGCCGGTTTGTCCGAATTCTTGCCGCAACCAACGAAAGTCAAACCGACCATCAAGCAGAGAAAGAAAGACTTTTTCATGGGCGCAGTTTAACTCCTGTTTTCAATAAATCCAAGCAGAAGCTTGGGCCACCAGAATCACGATTCGGCAGTTGAAAGATTTGGAAAAAAACAAAGCAAGAAACCGCTGGCAAGAAACACAAACAGGCCGGGCAAATGTTTGCCCAGCCTGCGCGAATGTTAATCTGTTCCTTCTCCGACCCGGGTCCGTTATTTAGCGGGAGCGGCTGGCGCGTTGGTTGGCATTTCCGGCGCTTTGGGCGCTTCTTCTTCCTTCTTGCAACCTACCGTGGCGAGCACGAACCCGGCGGCCAATAGTAAGAATAAGTAGTTCAGTTTGTTTTTCATAGGTCCTCAATTTAACAAACGGACACAAAAGGCCAAGCGAAATTTTCAACCGAATTTTTTTGACCGGTTCAAGTGCTCGGCGACCAGATTTCGAGCGCGCTCGATCAACTCCCTGTCACCCGCCAGATCGCCAAAGCGAAACCGGGGCAGGCCGCTCTGCTGTTGCCCGAGCAATTCGCCCGGACCGCGCAATTTCAAATCCTCTTCGGCAATCTGGAAGCCGTCGATGGTTTCCTCCAACACCCGCAGGCGTTCTTTTGCGTCATCGGTCTTGGCGGCAGCCACCAGAATGCAATACGAATCATGCGCGCCGCGACCGATGCGCCCGCGCAATTGATGCAGTTGCGCCAGCCCGAACTGCTCGGCGCTCTCGATCAACATCACCGTCGCGTTTGATACATCGACGCCCACTTCAATCACCGACGTGGCGAGCAAGACTTTGATTTTGTCGGCGCGAAAATCCGCCATGACGCGCTCCTTTTCCTGCACCTTCAATCGTCCGTGCACCATTCCGACCGGGTAAGGCGACAATTCCTTTTGTAGTTTCTCCAACTCTAGCGTGACGGCCTTGACGCCCAACCGACCGGTATCTTCGACTCGCGGATAGACGACATAAGCCTGCCGTCCTTCACCGAGTTTCTCACGGATGAACGCCCAGACCTTCGGCAATTTGTCCGCCGCGCGCACGAACGTTTTGATTCGACCACGCCCCGGCGGCAATTCGTCGATCACCGAAACATCCAGATCGCCATACAACGTCAGTCCCAACGTGCGCGGAATCGGCGTCGCCGTCATGACGAGAAGATGCGGGTAACGGCCTTTGCGGACGAGCTGTTCCCTTTGGGTCACGCCGAACTTGTGTTGCTCGTCAATGATCACCAGCCCGAGGTTGTCGATGCTGAAACCGGATTCGATGAGCGCGTGGGTGCCGATGAGGAGGGAAGCGTGAAGCGTGATGCGTGAAGCGTGATGCGTGCCGTCGGATTGGATGTTGGATGTTTTCTTGTTTCCCGTCTGTAATTCGACCCGCACCCCGAGCGGCTCAAACCAACGCCGGAAATTCTGATAATGTTGCTCCGCCAGAATTTCCGTCGGCGCCATGAGCGCCACGTTGAATCCGCTTTCCAAAGCCATCAACGCGCAACAGGCCGCGACAACCGTCTTGCCCGAACCGACATCGCCTTGCAGCAAGCGGCGCATCGGCTGAACGCCGGCAGACATGTCCTTCCGCAATTCACGCAGGACTTTGGTTTGCGCTGTAGTGAGCCCGAAACCGAGCTGCTTGAGAAACGGCTTGATGAGGCGATTGTCGCCGCCGCAGGGCAAACCGCGCGCGTTGGCCTGAAGATTTTTGCGCCGCGTTTGAATCGCCAGTTGCAACTCAATGAATTCATCCAGCGCCAATCGACGG encodes:
- the recG gene encoding ATP-dependent DNA helicase RecG → MSPPKIKISPLATPACETEATAALRRPVSSLWGVGSERAAQLARLELFTVGDLLLHRPRRYEDRRHFLAIKELQLGVAATTRGKIVALGLKRYRGGQKSVFEIILDDGTTRLHCRWWNLPFMEKYFAVGDDVFVFGKPISLKPRTIDHPETEVMEGGEDSSIHINCIAPIYPLTEGLPQRWLRSLIWRTLAKYEANIVEPWTELNVAAAFKLRGQTQPEGCGYDAQPTRAKAIHMLHFPQELNDTEVARRRLALDEFIELQLAIQTRRKNLQANARGLPCGGDNRLIKPFLKQLGFGLTTAQTKVLRELRKDMSAGVQPMRRLLQGDVGSGKTVVAACCALMALESGFNVALMAPTEILAEQHYQNFRRWFEPLGVRVELQTGNKKTSNIQSDGTHHASRITLHASLLIGTHALIESGFSIDNLGLVIIDEQHKFGVTQREQLVRKGRYPHLLVMTATPIPRTLGLTLYGDLDVSVIDELPPGRGRIKTFVRAADKLPKVWAFIREKLGEGRQAYVVYPRVEDTGRLGVKAVTLELEKLQKELSPYPVGMVHGRLKVQEKERVMADFRADKIKVLLATSVIEVGVDVSNATVMLIESAEQFGLAQLHQLRGRIGRGAHDSYCILVAAAKTDDAKERLRVLEETIDGFQIAEEDLKLRGPGELLGQQQSGLPRFRFGDLAGDRELIERARNLVAEHLNRSKKFG